One Chroicocephalus ridibundus chromosome 22, bChrRid1.1, whole genome shotgun sequence DNA window includes the following coding sequences:
- the SHD gene encoding SH2 domain-containing adapter protein D, with protein sequence MAKWLREYLGRGARRSPPRPPQPDYSGGERRPTGTGSGAPPAAPPGAALRGPAASPRHRLVRVGGAGPGRLEQGPGESEYSEPFEGEQDPAPEGGCEEPGEATGCPRQGEGRRARPRRGPQLYDTPYEEWETAGEGPGVPPARESRLPRDDERPADEYDQPWEWKKDHISRAFAVQFESPERSPSLSRQLPQPPRPPAGARPGCPPSPRHVDTSLPLEKQAWYHGPIGRAGAETLLALCREGSFLVRDCETSPDDYSLSLRSSHGFVHVKLTRTREQHFVLGRAGAAFPSVPEAVRHYTARALPVRGARHLSLLYPVAAQPL encoded by the exons ATGGCCAAGTGGCTCCGGGAGTACCTGGGCCGGGGGGCCCGGCgctctcccccccgcccgccccagcccgACTACAGCGGCGGCGAGCGCCGCcccaccggcaccggcagcggggccccccccgccgctccccccggcgctgccctccgcggccccgctgcctcccctcgGCACCGGCTGGTGCgggtggggggcgcggggccgggccggctggAGCAG GGCCCCGGCGAGAGCGAGTACTCGGAGCCCTTCGAGGGGGAGCAGGACCCAGCGCCCGAGGGGGGCTGCGAGGAGCCCGGCGAGGCCACAG ggtgcccgcGGCAGGGCGAGGGACGGCGGGCGAGGCCGCGGAGGGGACCCCAACTCTACGACACCCCCTACGAGGAGTGGGAGACGGCCGGGGAGGGCCCGGGGGTGCCCCCCGCCCGGGAGAGCCGCCTGCCCCGCGACGACGAGCGCCCGGCCGACGAGTACGACCAGCCCTGGGAGTGGAAGAAGGATCACATCTCGCGGGCGTTCGCAG TGCAGTTTGAGAGCCCCGAGCGTTCCCCCAGCCTGTCCCGGCAgctgccgcagcccccccggccccccgcgggtGCCAGGCCGggctgtccccccagccccaggcacgtGGACACCTCGCTGCCTCTGGAGAAGCAGGC GTGGTACCACGGCCCCATCGGGCGGGCGGGCGCCGAGACGCTGCTGGCGCTGTGCCGCGAGGGCAGCTTCCTGGTGCGGGACTGCGAGACCAGCCCTGACGACTACTCGCTCTCGCTCCG GAGCAGCCACGGCTTCGTGCACGTGAAGCTCACGCGGACGCGGGAGCAGCATTTCGTGCTCGGCCGCGCCGGAGCCGCCTTCCCCTCGGTGCCCGAGGCCGTGCGGCACTACACGGCGCGGGCGCTGCCCGTCCGGGGCGCCCGCCACCTCTCCCTGCTCTACCCTGTGGCTGCACAGCCCCTGTGA
- the LOC134526483 gene encoding uncharacterized protein LOC134526483, which translates to MVGHGPSEQGGWAGPGMWGLGVIIPLLGACALQVSQDPGEVRVMAGDEVALGCRVVVAEPWDLLRLEWVKDGGHGALCATRLHPTALASPAPCAPRLHLAWHPPRATLSLRQAQGDDAGRYLCRVTLEIPHHGTATGNGTLLSVSTGTPRGPCSAPPPWGPEWGPWEVASPWGLMESGRLHHAGVDGVHGRWHHHGGLVWGLAGALGGTALLLGLAVLGHRRCRRSSDAVIYMNMLPRSARDPKKLLPPPTVMENSMYQGELQRARGPPTAPRP; encoded by the exons atggTGGGACACGGCCCCTCGGAGCAGGGTGGCTGGGCTGGCCCTGGGATGTGGGGGCTCGGGGTCATCATCCCCCTCCTTGGTG CATGCGCCCTGCAGGTGAGCCAGGATCCGGGGGAGGTGCGGGTGATGGCGGGTGACGAGGTGGCCCTGGGGTGCCGGGTGGTGGTGGCCGAGCCCTGGGACCTGCTGCGGCTCGAGTGGGTGAAGGACGGGGGGCACGGGGCGCTGTGTGCCACCCGCCTGCACCCCACTGCCctcgcctcccccgccccctgcGCCCCCCGCCTCCACCTGGCCTGGCACCCCCCCCGGGCCACCCTCAGCCTCCGCCAGGCACAGGGGGATGATGCCGGGCGCTACCTCTGCCGGGTCACCCTTGAGATCCCCCACCACGGCACGGCCACCGGCAACGGCACCCTGCTCAGTGTCAGCACAGGTaccccgcgggggccttgctctgctcctcctccctgggggCCTGAGTGGGGTCCCTGGGAGGTGGCATCACCATGGGGGTTGATGGAGTCTGGGAGATTGCATCATGCAGGGGTTGATGGAGTCCACGGGAGGTGGCATCACCACGGGG GGCTGGtgtgggggctggcgggggccctGGGGGGCACAGccctcctcctggggctggccGTCCTCGGCCACCGGCGCTGCCGCAGGAGCTCAG acgcTGTCATCTACATGAACATGCTGCCCCGCTCGGCGCGGGACCCCAAGAAGCTGCTGCCACCCCCCACGGTGATGGAGAACAGCATGTACCAGGGGGAGCTGCAGCGGGCACGGggcccccccactgccccccggcCCTGA
- the LOC134526150 gene encoding heterogeneous nuclear ribonucleoprotein M-like: protein MAATAAVAAASESAGGKMEEPAAAAAAASTTTATTTTTTAVAAATAAAPPPAPNGAGGVGDAPPKSEGERPSQNEKRKEKSVKRGGNRFEPYANPAKRYRAFITNIPFDVKWQSLKDLVKEKVGEVTYVELLMDAEGKSRVSV from the exons ATGGCGGCCACGGCGGCGGTAGCGGCGGCCTCGGAAAGTGCCGGCGGCAAAATGGAGgagccggcggcagcagcagccgcggcGTCGACCACGACAGCGACAACGACGACGACgacggcggtggcggcggcaaCGGCGGCGGCTCCGCCACCAGCACCTAACGGGGCAGGCGGTGTCGGGGATGCGCCCCCCAAGAG TGAAGGTGAACGACCaagccaaaatgaaaaaagaaaagagaaaagtgtcAAAAGAGGAGGAAATCGCTTTGAGCCATATGCTAATCCTGCTAAAAGATACCGAGCTTTTATTACAAATATTCCATTTGATGTGAAGTGGCAATCTCTGAAAGACCTGGTCAAAGAGAAAG TTGGTGAGGTAACATACGTGGAGCTCTTAATGGACGCTGAAGGAAAGTCAAGGGTAAGTGTTTGA
- the YJU2 gene encoding splicing factor YJU2, translated as MSERKVLNKYYPPDFDPAKIPKLKLPKDRQYVVRLMAPFNMRCKTCGEYIYKGKKFNARKETVQNEVYLGLPIFRFYIKCTRCLAEITFKTDPENTDYTMEHGATRNFQAEKLLEEEEKRMQKEREEEELNNPMKVLENRTKDSKLEMEVLENLQELKELNQRQANVDFEAMLKQYKEYEEEQKRKEQEEDEQEMKAMLEQAQNRRLLVDSDSDEEPEKSNTKPVAKMKPTDILQEDPQPQSKKLKTESWERSVGKLNTKSQLAGLVTVKKQKPGPALANGTENQGTAANTGSFPTATGTTSSLGLLGAYSDSEDSASD; from the exons ATGTCGGAGCGGAAGGTGTTGAAC AAATACTACCCGCCGGACTTTGATCCTGCTAAGATCCCAAAGCTCAAACTCCCTAAGGACCGACAGTATGTGGTGCGGCTCATGGCCCCCTTCAACATGCG aTGCAAGACGTGTGGTGAATACATCTATAAGGGGAAGAAGTTCAACGCCCGTAAGGAGACTGTTCAGAATGAGGTGTACCTGGGACTTCCCATCTTCCGCTTCTACATCAAGTGCACACGTTGTCTGGCAGAGATCACTTTCAAG ACAGATCCTGAGAACACAGACTACACCATGGAGCATGGCGCCACTCGCAATTTCCAAGCTGAGAAACtcttggaggaagaggagaaaagaatgcagaaggagagggaagaggaagagctcAACAATCCCATGAAG GTCTTGGAGAACCGAACCAAGGACTCCAAGCTGGAGATGGAAGTTCTGGAGAACCTGCAGGAGCTGAAGGAACTCAACCAGCGCCAGGCAAATGTGGACTTTGAGGCCATGCTGAAGCAGTACAAAGAGTATGAGGAGGAGCAGAAGCGCAAGGAGCAAGAGGAGGATGAGCAAGAGATGAA agccatgctggagcaggcccAGAACCGGCGGCTGCTGGTAGACTCGGACTCCGACGAAGAGCctgaaaaatcaaacacaaagccTGTGGCCAAAATGAAACCTACAGACATCTTGCAGGAG GACCCTCAGCCCCAGAGTAAGAAGCTGAAGACGGAGAGCTGGGAGCGGAGTGTGGGCAAATTGAACACCAAGTCCCAGCTGGCCGGGCTGGtcacagtgaaaaagcagaaGCCGGGCCCTGCCCTGGCTAATGGCACAGAGAACCAAGGCACCGCGGCCAACACCG GCTCGTTTCCCACAGCAACGGGCACCACGTCCTCTCTCGGCTTGTTGGGGGCGTATTCGGACAGCGAGGACAGCGCGAGTGACTGA